AATGGGTAATGACCCCAACAAATGGGACGTCCAGGCCTTCGACGAGGATGGCAAAGGACCTGGTCTCTCGGGGAGGGTTTTTCCAGTGCAAAGAAACTCTATACCTATCAATCTCCCGTTTTTCATTCTTTCAAACAGCGATGATCGACCGGTAAACCCTATTATCGCCCTCACCCTCCGAAAAGACAATATTCACGATGGACTGGAGCTATGGTCGCAGAAGTTCCAAGACGTAGTCAGCCGGTACATTCGAATTTTTCCTGATGGAAAAATAAAAAAGCGGAAGAGGACATCCTCTCCCGCTTGACTGGCCCTACTTCAAACCGAGTTTATCTTCTTCCGCCGTTACCACCCTGCTGGCCGGACTGGTTCCGGTTATTCTGGCCCCACTGGTTACCGCTTCCATCCTGGGGGCCACTCTGGCGACCCTGGCCGGGGGCGTTCCCGTTACCATTGCCATTCCCTCCGTTCTGCAGGGTGACCCGATTCCGGTTCTGATACTGGTTGCCCGATTGAGGCCCAGATGTTCCACTCCAGACCGGTTTCCCGTTGGCATCGCGCAGGGTCAGGGTTACGGCGTTACCATCCTGACTTTTGCTCACACTGTAAGCGACCAGAACATTTTCACCGGTCCGTTCCCCCACGATGGTGACCTCGTCATCAGCCTTTATAGAGAAATCGTCCACAAACCATGCCGGACCGAGTTCCACCGTGAGAACCTCCTCACCTACCTGAAGGCGTAAACTGGTATTCGGGGGAGTAAGGTCAACCGCAAGGACCTTGCCGGCAATCAACTCGGTTTTTCCGGTGAGATTCTGCCCCCAGTTGTTCTGTGCCAGTGCCAAAGCCGAAAACCCCAGCACCAAAAGACCGGTTAACACCATTCCCAGAAAAAGATTTTTCCGCATCGCTACCACCTCTTTCTTGATTTTACGAATATCCTACCAGCAAGGTTCGACTAAAAAATGGATAACTTACGGCAAAATTGTGAAAATTACCAGATCCATTTCGGCACAACAAAGAATCCGGTTAAAAAAAATTTTATCTCCCCTTCATATTCCCTTAAAGGACTGGTTTTATGCTCTTTCTAACCTTAGAAAGGAGGTATAGCAATGCAGCGCAGAGTCGGATGGTGGATTGTTCTGGTGTGCGTTGTGGTGTTGTGGGCGAACCTGGCAGGAGCCCAGGAAACCTTCCAGGGCGTGGTGTTCGAGGATGCAAACGGTAACGGAACCTTTGATGTTGGCGAAAAGGGTATCCCCGGGGTATGTGTGTCAAATGGAATTGAGGTAGTCCAAACCGACGCAACAGGGCGTTACACCCTTCCCGTGCGAAACGAGATGGTGGTTTTTGTGATCAAACCTGCAGAGTATACTCTTCCGGTGAATGAGAAGAACATTCCCCAATTTTTTTACGTCCACCGACCCAATGGATCACCTGACTTTATCCAGGAGTATAAAGGATTCGCTCCCACAGGAAACCTTCCCGTCTCGGTAGATTTTCAACTTCTTCCCGGACAAAAAACCGAGTCCTTCAAAATGATCGCCATCGGCGATACCCAGGTGACCGACCATCGGGAGATCGGATACCTGCGGGATTCTCTGGTCAAAGAACTCCAGGGTGTCGATGCCTCGTTTGCGCTTATGCTTGGAGACAACGTCAACGATGTGCTGGGGCTCTATGACCGTTATCTCACGGTTATGGGAGAAATGGGAATCCCCACCTTCTATGTTCTGGGAAACCACGACATGAATTATGACTCTCAAAACGATGCCTATAGCACCGAAACCTTTACCAAAAAAGTGATGCCTCCCTACTACGCTTTCAACGTGGGTAAGGTTCATTTCGTGGTCCTCGACAGCATCATCTGGGATGGCAAGGCGTACTACGGTGGTATTTCCGAAGAGCAGCTTACCTTCCTCAAGAATGACCTCGCCATGGTGCCAGCGGAGAATCTCGTCGTTATCGCCATGCACATTCCTCTCATTTCCTACATGGACCGCGCGGCTGAAAAACACCAGGTGAAAAACCGGGAAGACCTTTTCAAAATCCTTGAAGGACGCAAAGTTCTTTTCCTTGCTGGCCACACTCATACTCTGGAGCGACTCTATCCCGATACGACCATCGACGGTTGGTCCCCAAATCTTCCTTTCCCCCAGATTATCGCTGGCGCTGGATGTGGCTCTTGGTGGAGCGGCCCTAAAGATGAGTACGGAATACCTTTCTCTTACCAGCGGGACGCAGCCCCCAAAGGCTACATGATCTTCGAATTCCAAGGAAACGAATGGAAAGAAACCTATAAAATCTATGGCCGAGCCATTGATGACCAGTTGAATATCTCGTTCTTTATCGCCGACCGGGTAGAACGACGGCTCAAGGACCCAGCACTCCCCGAGGGAATCTTCCTCAAAGGAGACCTCCTGGGTGTCCATGTGGTGGCCAACGTTTTCTGTGATGCCGTGGAAGTCACCTGCAGCATCGACAACAAGGAAACCCAGGCCATGACTCGTCGCTCTCTTCCTGACCCCATGATGAACTGGTACGCAAACGACCTACCCGATTGGATGCGCCCAGTTGGTTCTACCCATACCTTCTCGGCTCCACTTCCCAGCACCCTCGAAGCCGGCTTCCATACGGTCACTGTCACAGTAAAGGATCGTTATGGAAGGATCTACCAGGAAAAGCGCCTCTTTGAAGTATGGTGAAAAAAAGAAGGCGGGGTCACCTGACCCCGCCTTGAATGTTTCAACGATTTACCCGAGAATCCCTGCCCTTTTTTCTGGCTATAGAAAGAAAACCGCACCACTCAAAGGGAGGTCTCAACCATGTTCGGCACAAGGAAGGATCTTGGGTTTTTTGTTCTTTTTCCTTTTGTCTCTTCGCTTTCCCACTCGTCGCGCTCGAGGTTGGAGGTTTCAATAGTACCGTTTGAGTCGTCTCCCAGGACAATGAACCATTCACCGAGAAAAATCTTTTGGGTAAAATCACCGTCCTTTTCTACGACACCCGCGACACTGCCTCCACGAATAATGACCTCAAGCACGAAATCAGGGATTTCCGGAAAGCTACCTTGCCTCTTTTAGAAAACCTCCAGGTCGTCCAGGTGATTCATGTCTCCAGCGCCAATCTCAATCACCCTGGTACTCTGCCATTTTCAGTTCTACACCACAAACCGGGCATTTCATCTCGCTCACCCCGTAAACCAGAAATGCATATGGTTACGCCTATCCAGAAATCGGGCTCTGCGCTTCACGCAACAAGGAATTTGACTTTACCTCCGCTTCCCTGTAAAATCCAGAAAAATCGTCAGGAGGTTCAAACCTTGGGTAAAGAAACGTGCAGGACAATAATGCTTGGTAACCAGGCTTTTGCCCGAGGAGCGTATGAAGGGGGAGTGGAGGTCGCTGCCGGATACCCCGGAACCCCCAGCACGGAAATCCTGGAGTTCCTGAGCGAGTACCGCGAAGTCCACTCCCGATGGTGTCCCAACGAAAAGGTGGCCTTTGAAGTGGCCGCAGGAGCCGCAATCGGAGGGAAAAGGGCCCTGGCCACCATGAAGCACGTGGGTCTGAACGTGGCAAGTGACGCACTAATGACCCTCGCCTACACCGGGGTAAACGCTGGTTTTGTATGCATTGTGGCTGACGACCCCGGAATGCACTCTTCCCAAAACGAGCAGGATTCACGCAATTATGCTTTCTTCGCCAAGGTGCCCTGTCTGGAGCCATCAAGTAGCGCTGAAGCGCTGGAATTTGCCCGCCTGGCTTTTGAAATCTCCGAAGAGTTCGACACCCCAGTTTTAATCCGCTCCACCACCCGCATCTCCCACAGTCGGGGCGTGGTCATCCCGGGAGAACGCAAGACCATACCAGTACGGCCTTATGCAAAATGTGCGCCCAAGTACGTGATGATCCCCGCTTACGCCCGCTCCCGGCGTCGCGAGCTTGAGCGGCGCATGGAGCGACTCCGGCAGTGGGTAGAAGAAACACCCCTCAACCGAATGGAACTTCGAGACCCCTCCATCGGGGTGATTACCGGAGGAGTGCTCTACAGCTACCTGCGAGAAGTGGCACCTTCGGTCTCGGTTCTGAAGCTTGGAGTTAGCCACCCGCTACCTCTTGAAAAAATCCGTAAGTTTTCCCAAAAGGTGGAGAAACTCCTAGTGCTTGAAGAGCTTGACCCTATCTGGGAGCGGGAAATCAAGGCTGCTGGGATAACCGTTACCGGTCGAGAGATTTTTCCAGGCATTGGGGAAATAACCCCGGATATCATTGTGGAAGCTCTGTTTCCTGAAAAAAAGAGAGACTACGTAACTTTCGATGAACGCCTGCTCCCCCGCCCACCGGTTCTGTGCGCTGGCTGTCCTCACCGTGGGGTATTCAAGGTGCTCAAGGACCTGGGAGCCACTGTATGCGGAGATATCGGCTGCTACACGCTGGGAACTCTACCTCCACTTTCGGCCATGGATACCTGCATCTGCATGGGGGCATCCATATCGGTAGCTGAGGGAATAAAGCGCGCCCACCCCGAGCTTCCCGTAGTGGCAGTAATTGGAGACTCCACCTTCGTCCACAACGGCATCCCTCCTCTCATTGATGCGGTATACAATAAAACCCCCATCGTGGTCCTCATTCTCGATAACGGAACCACTGCCATGACCGGGGGTCAGGAACACCCGGCAACGGGCAAAACGCTCTCTGGAGAGGAAACCGTTCGCTTAGACTTTCTGGCCCTGGGCAAAGCAATAGGAGTTCCCCGGGTCGAGAAAATCAACGCTTACCACCTCGAGAGGCTGAAGAACGCCCTTCATGAAGCCTTCGAAGCTCCCCATCCCACCCTGCTTGTGGCTGAGGGGCTCTGCCAGCTCAAAAAGAAAATCAGGAACTCTCCCCTGGCCATAGAGGATATGTACTGTCTTCTGTGTGGTCTGTGTGCAAGCATTGGCTGTCCGGCTATTGAAAAAGGAGAAACTATACGCATCGCTTTTGAGCGCTGTGCAGGATGTAGGGTATGTGCTACGCTCTGTCCCTTTGGGGCCATCGAGGAGGTGAACGCCTGATGCGGGGAAGCATCGTTCTCTGCGGCGTGGGCGGAATGGGCATTCTCAGAGCCAGCGAAATCATTGCTGAAGTCCTGCTTCAAAAAGGACTCATGGTCTGTCAATCGGAAGTGCACGGCATGGCCCAGCGGGGAGGAAGCGTGGTCACCTATCTTCGCTTTGGTGAGGAAGCTTACGCACCGCTCCTTCAGCGCGGTGAAGCGGACTTCATGATTGCTTTTGAACAAATGGAAGCTCTGCGCTACATTGCCTACCTCAAAATCGGGGGGACGATAATCCTAAATCCCCTATCCCTTTACCCTCCAGGAACCAGCGCCGCCGAGTACCCCCAGGACATTCCCTCGTTGCTTGAGGAGACTGGTTTTACGCTGATCACTGTTCCGGCTACTGAAATGAGTTTGAAGCTCGGCGACGTGCGTTTCACAAATACCTTTTTGCTTGGAGCTTTCAGCGCTGTTTTCCCGATTCAGGAAGAAAAACTCTGGGAACAGGCAATCATCAAGGTCTTCCGGGGCAAGAAAGAGGAAGAAAACCTCAAAGCGTTCCGGGAAGGAAGAAAGACGGTGCAGTAAACAAAATACACTTACCACACCAGGGAGGTAGAGTGTCCTCGCCTCCCTGGTGTGGTGCCCACATTCAAACCCAGTAGACGTACCACCGGCCGTTCCACTTTTGAAGAGTTGTTTCTTCACCAGCAAGGGACGGACAAGCTTCTTCCTAGCACTCGTCGCTCCCACAGTAAAGACACACGCTTACTCACTCAAGTGTTGCATAAGCAGTATCACCCTGGACGTCCAGACTGCCAAGTTCCACCTTTACTTCACCCATGGTGCAACCCGGAGCCTGAAGCTGAGCTTGGAGCACAGTTGATTCCCCAAGAATGTTTTCAAGGTTATCCCAGAGAGGACTCCAGGGATGAAGATAATTTGCGAGTGCTTCGCGGTCACCGGCAGCAAGAGCGCTGAAGTACCCAGCGATGACTGCCTCTATTTCCTCGCTGGATTCCACTCCTGTTTCTGTTTGAGCCGGAGTCTCTCCCTCATACGTGGCAACACACCCCTGAAAGACCAAAACAAGAAGGCACAGACTCACTGCCAGAGAGCAAATCCTCAGAAATTACCTCACACTATTCACCCCCCTTGGAATAATAGTAAATCAAGAAGGAAACAAGCCATCAAGCCCCAGCTGGTGCTTTTTGAGCGAAGCGCAAGCAAGTGTTGGAAAGGCAGCGAAGGCAAAAATCAGTGTGCAGAAATCCCGGAAAAGCTCCAGCCAAAAAGCTCAGTCAAAAGCCCCCTGCTCAAAAAGGACGAGGAAGATATCGGCCAGTTTGGGGTCAAACTGTTTCCCAGCGTTTCTCCGGAACTCAGCAATGATTTCTTCCCGCTCTAAAGGGTTTTTATAAGAGCGGCCGTAGCGCATGGCGTCATAAGCATCGACAACAGCGATGATGCGTGCCAGAATTGGAATTTCCTCCCCTCGGAGACCCCGGGGATATCCGGTGCCATCGAAGCGCTCATGGTGCGAGTAGACCTCCTCGGCCACCTGAGCAAACTCCGGTGTGGCCAGGAGAATACGATAGCCCACTTCAGGGTGCTTCTTTACCATTTCCCACTCAGAGGGTGTAAGCGGCCCAGGCTTTTTCAAAATCTCTTCCGGAATGGTTATTTTCCCAATATCATGGAGCAGGATGGCCAGCTTCAAGCGGTTCACCTCAGAGTGAGGCAACCCCAATGCTTGGGCCAGGGCAGTTCCTGCTTCCTGCATGCGCAGAACGTGCTGCTTGGTCTCCTGACTCTTTGCCTCCAGAGTTTTAAGCAAAGTGTTGATAATAGTGCTGCGGGTACTCCTGGTTTCAGCCAACTTCTGACGGTACATCTCATCTTCGGCTTTGCGCAAAACCTCGGCTACGCTTTCTCGCTTTCGAGTTTTGGTAGCCACACCCAGGGCCAAAGAGAGCGGCACATCGCACACTCGTGTCCTCTCCAGCGTTTTCTGGATTCGAAGAGCGATTTCCTGAGCCATTTCATAGGTAGTCTGAGGCAGCAAAATCACAAACTCATCCCCACCA
This portion of the Thermatribacter velox genome encodes:
- a CDS encoding calcineurin-like phosphoesterase C-terminal domain-containing protein; amino-acid sequence: MQRRVGWWIVLVCVVVLWANLAGAQETFQGVVFEDANGNGTFDVGEKGIPGVCVSNGIEVVQTDATGRYTLPVRNEMVVFVIKPAEYTLPVNEKNIPQFFYVHRPNGSPDFIQEYKGFAPTGNLPVSVDFQLLPGQKTESFKMIAIGDTQVTDHREIGYLRDSLVKELQGVDASFALMLGDNVNDVLGLYDRYLTVMGEMGIPTFYVLGNHDMNYDSQNDAYSTETFTKKVMPPYYAFNVGKVHFVVLDSIIWDGKAYYGGISEEQLTFLKNDLAMVPAENLVVIAMHIPLISYMDRAAEKHQVKNREDLFKILEGRKVLFLAGHTHTLERLYPDTTIDGWSPNLPFPQIIAGAGCGSWWSGPKDEYGIPFSYQRDAAPKGYMIFEFQGNEWKETYKIYGRAIDDQLNISFFIADRVERRLKDPALPEGIFLKGDLLGVHVVANVFCDAVEVTCSIDNKETQAMTRRSLPDPMMNWYANDLPDWMRPVGSTHTFSAPLPSTLEAGFHTVTVTVKDRYGRIYQEKRLFEVW
- the iorA gene encoding indolepyruvate ferredoxin oxidoreductase subunit alpha, coding for MLGNQAFARGAYEGGVEVAAGYPGTPSTEILEFLSEYREVHSRWCPNEKVAFEVAAGAAIGGKRALATMKHVGLNVASDALMTLAYTGVNAGFVCIVADDPGMHSSQNEQDSRNYAFFAKVPCLEPSSSAEALEFARLAFEISEEFDTPVLIRSTTRISHSRGVVIPGERKTIPVRPYAKCAPKYVMIPAYARSRRRELERRMERLRQWVEETPLNRMELRDPSIGVITGGVLYSYLREVAPSVSVLKLGVSHPLPLEKIRKFSQKVEKLLVLEELDPIWEREIKAAGITVTGREIFPGIGEITPDIIVEALFPEKKRDYVTFDERLLPRPPVLCAGCPHRGVFKVLKDLGATVCGDIGCYTLGTLPPLSAMDTCICMGASISVAEGIKRAHPELPVVAVIGDSTFVHNGIPPLIDAVYNKTPIVVLILDNGTTAMTGGQEHPATGKTLSGEETVRLDFLALGKAIGVPRVEKINAYHLERLKNALHEAFEAPHPTLLVAEGLCQLKKKIRNSPLAIEDMYCLLCGLCASIGCPAIEKGETIRIAFERCAGCRVCATLCPFGAIEEVNA
- a CDS encoding indolepyruvate oxidoreductase subunit beta, with the protein product MRGSIVLCGVGGMGILRASEIIAEVLLQKGLMVCQSEVHGMAQRGGSVVTYLRFGEEAYAPLLQRGEADFMIAFEQMEALRYIAYLKIGGTIILNPLSLYPPGTSAAEYPQDIPSLLEETGFTLITVPATEMSLKLGDVRFTNTFLLGAFSAVFPIQEEKLWEQAIIKVFRGKKEEENLKAFREGRKTVQ
- a CDS encoding nuclear transport factor 2 family protein, which translates into the protein MESSEEIEAVIAGYFSALAAGDREALANYLHPWSPLWDNLENILGESTVLQAQLQAPGCTMGEVKVELGSLDVQGDTAYATLE